In Prochlorococcus marinus CUG1435, the genomic window GATTCAATTCCGGAAGAAACGATTGATATTATTTCTAATCGACAAGTCGATGCAATTATTTTCTCAAGTGGTAAAACCGTGGTAAATGCTGCTTTTTTATTAGAAAAAAAACTTGGTAAACAATGGTTAGAATATTTTGATCAAATTAAGTTACTAACTATTGGACCTCAGACAACAAAATTATGTAACAAGATTTTTGGAAGAGTTGATAGTCAGGCACAAAAATATACTTTTGAAGGACTACTAGATGTGGCAATTAATTTTTTTAGTTAGGAAAATTTTTTGTATAGTTCTTTTCAACTAAATCTTTGAACCTATCAATATTGGCCTGTAATTCGTTTGTGACCATTTTGCCTAAAATATTTTCTTCCATAAACCGTGCAATTATTTTTGGTAGTTCATAAGTTATAGCTAAATTTACAGTTGTGATTTGATCACTTTTACTTTCGAAAACTACTGATCCCTCAGTTGGTAAACCTCCTATAGATTTCCACTTAAGTTTGCTTTTTTCGACCCTTTCTGTAATTTGAGCTTTCCATTTGAACCTAAAGCCATTTGCAGCTAAAGTCCATTCTGTTAAATCTGGTAACGTATTAGTTTCTTCATCAACTGTTTTAACAGATTCAATCCAGCTCATCCAAAGTGACATTGAGTCTAAATCGCTCCATGTATTCCATACATTTTCAAGAGGCGCATTAACAACTGTTGTTACGTCATGTTTTAGCCAAGTACCCATTAATTAACTTACTGCAAGATTTTTTGCTAATTCTGCTTTCTTCTCTAAAATTGCAGCAGCAGCTAAATGACCACTCATTGTAGCTCCCTCCATGGAGTCTATGTAATCTTGTTTTGTGTAACTACCTGCCATAAAGAAATTAGATATAGATGTTTTTTGATCGGGTCTGAAAGGTTCCATACCGGGAGATTCTCTATAGAGTGATTGTGGAATCTGTACTACGTTACTCCAAAGCAATTTAAGGTTTTTTGAGGATGGGAATAGACGTCGAACCTCTTTATCTATTTCTTTTGTAATTCTTTCTGTAGATCTTCCCATCCATCTATCTCCGGGAGTTAAAACACATTGGAGAAGTGATCCCATATCTTTTTTTCTATAATCTGCTGGACTTGCTAATGCTAAATCAGCAAAACAACTGAAAGAAGCATCAGCAGAATAAAGGAGGTTATCTAGTCCAGTTGGTGTATTTCCAGTATTATCTTTTTGTAATTCAGTAACCCAACCGTCGTATCTTAATTGGATTGTGGCAACAGCAACTGCTCTAAGTTTTTTTAAACCTTCAAATTCTTTAAATTGATACCATTCTTTTGGAATGATTTTTTTTATTCCAGGAACATCACAGGCAGCTAGAAATTTATCTGCAAAAACTGTCTTTGTTCCTTCAGGGGAAGATATTTTTAACTGATTAACTACAAATGAGGAAGATTCTTTTTCATAAATAATTTCTTCTACCTTATGGTTAAGATGGATTATTGCCCCTTTTTTTGTGATGTAGTCGACTATAGGTTGAGTTAACCACTTATGAGGAGAACCTTTTAAAAGATTAAGTTTTGATGCTTCTGTTTTTGAAGCAAACATCATGAAGATAGTTAGCATGCATCTTGCTGAAATATCTTTGCAATTAATAAATCCCAAAGCATATGCGATAGGATCCCACATTCTTTCTAAACTTTTTTCACTTCCACCATGGTTTAAAAACCATTCTTTGAAACTAATTTTATCTAAATCTCTAATTATTTTCATTGCGCCTTCATAGTCTATCAATCCTCTAACTATTGGGCTTGTCCCTAAAGCTAAGGCATTTCTGAACTTATCTACCCAAGTAAGTTGTTCTGTCGTAAAAAAAGCTTTTAGTCCATTAAATGGAGCACCCAAAGGGAATCTGAAATCTAAGGATTTTAAATTACCACCATTATTAATAAATAGATGAGTATGATCTTTCGGGAGTAAATTGTCTAAAGCTCCCACTTTTTTCATTAATTTAAAAAGATTTGCATAATTGTAAAAAAATACATGTAAACCCATTTCTATATGGTTGCCATCCTTATCTTCCCAACTTCCGACTTTACCTCCCCAAAATGACCTGCTCTCGTAAATTTCTACATCATGACCTTCATCAACTAAATTAACCGCTGCTGTAAGACCAGCTAATCCAGAACCAACTATCGCAATTTTCACTTTTTCTTAAAATTATAACAAATCAAGTTTGGATTTTGTTTGTTCTATGCACCCTATCGATTAAGTTTTTATATTATGAATAGTAGGAAATTTTTGTTTATGGAAAATGTAGAACTTAAACAGGAAATTAAAAATTCCGATGATGGTAAAGGTATCTTAATTACGAATGATGCCATAGAGCAAATTTCAAATTTATTAAAAAGTCAAAGTGATAAAAAGGCACTTAGGGTAGGAGTAAGATCTGGTGGTTGTAGTGGGATGAGTTATACGATGGATTTTATAAGAGATAACGAAATAAATCCCGATGATAAAGTTTATGATTATTCATTAAAAGCTGATCAAAACTTTCAAGTTGTTTGTGATCCTAAAAGTCTTTTATACATATATGGTATGCAACTAGACTTTAGTAAGGAATTAATAGGAGGTGGCTTTAATTTTGTAAACCCCAATGCTTCCCAAACTTGTGGATGTGGAAGTTCTTTTGCAGTCTAAATAATAATGGATAAAGAAATTAATCCCATTGAAGAGGATTTTAATGCAGCTCTATCGAGATATAAAGCTGGACAAGATTTAATTCCTATTGTTCAAGACTTTCAAGAAATTATACAGCAAATACCAAATCATTTTGCTGCTTGGACTTGCTTGTCATGGCTTCAATTACTTTTGAAAAATAATCAAGAAGCTTTGGCAGCTGCCAGGCAAGCTGTTCGATTAAATCAGCAAGACCCACAAGCAAGAATGAATTTGTCTTTAGCTCTTTTGGCAACCAATAATAAAGGTGTTAGGGATCATATTGAGTTAATAAAAAAAATGTCTTTGATGATGCCCGATGTGAAAAGTGAGTTGAAAGAATCTGTTGAAGACGGATTAAGTAGATATCCAGATTGGCCTGAGTTAACCAAAGTTAAAAAATGGTTGGAATTTTAAATTGTTTAAAATTTTAATATTAAGTAATGGGCATGGAGAGGATCTATCTGGGAGTTTAATTGCTAAGCAATTCGTAAAAAGTGGTTATTCTGTTCACGCTTTGCCAATTGTTGGTAAAGGAAACCATTACGAAAAAGAAAAAATTAAGATTATTGGAAAAACTAAAGAATTTAGTACCGGAGGAATTGGCTATAATTCTTTTAAGGGAAGACTAACCGAGATATTTGGGGGAGAATTATTCTATCTTCTAAAAAGATTATATTTAACTTATAAAATAAGAAAAAAATATGATTACTTTTTTGTTGTTGGAGATATTGTTCCAGTTTTTTTTGCATGGATTTGTAAGAAAGATTTTTTTACATATCTAGTTGCTTATTCTAGTCATTATGAAGGGAAGTTAAAATTGCCATGGCCCTCTAAATTTTTCTTACTCTCAAAGAAGTCAAAAAAAATATATACCAGAGATTCCCTTACAGCAAATGATTTAACTTTTCAATTAAAGAAAAAAGTATCTTTTTTGGGAAATCCATTTATGGATAAGTTTTTTTCTAGAGATAAAAAACAAAATAAATCTGAATTTAGTATTGGATTATTTCCAGGTAGTAGATTCCCCGAGATGCTAGATAATTTTGTTTTGATTTTGGAGGTATTAGAGAAACTTTCAGATTTAAGATATTTTCAAAAAATTGAATTTAATTTTGCAATAGTTAATGCTTTATCTTCATCAAAAATAAAGGATATATTTAAAAATAGAAGATGGTTATATCTAGAAAAAATAAAAGAGAAGTATCTCTTGAAATTTAAATATAAATCTTTAGAAGTGAATATATATTGGAATAATTTTGACAAAATATTATTCAAAAGTAGATGCTGTATCAGTATGGCAGGAACGGCAACAGAGCAAGCGATTGGATTAGGTAAACCAGTTATCCAGATTGAGGGTAAAGGTCCACAATTTACAAAATCTTTTGCAGAAGCGCAAAGACGTTTGCTTGGAAAATATGTTTTTTGTGCCAGCAATTATAAAGATAAGAATGATCAAGTCAATCAGACAATAAAATTGATCGTACAAGTAATATATCTAATGAAGCTAAATAAGAAGTTTTTGATCACATGCAATGAAAATGCTAAAAAAAGACTAGGTGAAAACAAAGCTTGTCCTAGGATGGTTGAGGATATGAATATTGTTATAAAAAATGACTAAGGAAAATAATCAAAATAACTTTAAACAAATTATTGATAATTTGTTGTTAATAAACTTATTTACGGTGATTTTTTTTGCATTATTTTTTATTTTTGCAATCATCATGCAATTAAATGGGATATTTATTTTTATTAATTTTATTCATATAGTTTGGAATCCTATTGTAGTCCCATTAATAACAATTTTTATTATTGGTGCTTTAGTAAACGGTATTAATTCTTGGTGGAGGCGTAAATTGCTTTCTCAAGAAGAGGATATTTAAAATCATAATTTTTGAGTTTACTGCTTATTACTTTTTGTCCTTCTAATACAACTTTTGCTCCATCTCCCAACAATATTTTTAAAACTGCTCCAGGTACTGGAAGTAAATTAGGTCTATTCAGACATTTGCCTAAAGTCTGAGAAAAGTCTTTCATTAATACTGGATTTGGTGCAACAGCATTAAATACTCCTGCATACTTTTTATTAACTAATGCTTGGGTAATTAATGCACATAAATCACTTCTATGAATCCAACTCATCCATTGCTTACCATCTCCAATTGGTCCACCTAATCCAACTTTAAATATAGGGAGCATTTTTCCGAGTGCTCCACCATCTGCCTCTATTACAATTCCAATTCTAAAAATAACTAACCTTGAGAAAAATGGTTTTTCAGCAGCGACAGCTTCCCATTTTCTGCAAAGATTAGCTAAAAAGTCTTTTCCTCCAATACTATTTTCAGTGAATTCACAAGACAAACTTGTACCGTAATATCCTATTGCTGATCCATTTATGATGACTTTTGGGTTGATTTTGAAATTTTTAAGGGTCTTCATCATAAATTGAGTAGTCTTAATCCGACTATTTTCAATCTCCTGTTTTTGTGCAGAAGTCCATTTTTTTTCTGCTATGGGTTCTCCCATTAAGTTAATAATTCCCTCTATCTCTCTTAAAATATTTAGAAAATTTTCGTTATTCCAGTTTTTTTCTTGTGATAAATCTAATTGAAAAAATTTAAATTTATTGAAATTTAAATTTAGCTTTAATTGACTTATGGGTTTTCTACTAACAATATGTATTTCGTGATTCTCATTGAGCAGTGTTGGTACTAATTCTTTACCAACAAATCCAGTGCAGCCAAGTAGTAAAAGACGCATATTTCATAGATATTTCTCATTTAAGACTATTAAATTTTTTAGAAGTTTGTAATTATTATTCTCTTATCAATTTTTTTAAATATTTATCAAACAAGTTTTTGTATAATAAATTTCAAAATAACTTGGTTAACTTTATCATGACAGATTCAATTCCAATGAAACCTCTCAAGAAAGGAAGCTTGGTTTTTGTCGATAGGGAAAATTATATAAAAAGTATCGAGGCACTAGCCAGTGATAATGATCTACCTAATTATGTCTTTGAAGGTCCAGGAGAAATTCTTTCAGTCAAAGATGAATATGCTCAGGTTCGATGGCGCAGGCCTGTTCCAGATGTTTGGTTGAAATTAGATCAACTTAAAGAATATATTTAAGAAGTTTTATATTTAGAAATTTTTATATTTAAAAGTTTTTCTTTTTTTTCTCTATAGACATCTTTGATTGGATTCTTTTTGCTTCTTTGATCATTTCTTTACCACCAAATAAATAATCATCTACATATCCTTGTGTATATCTATCAAATTCTGATAGTGCCTCTTTAACTTGTGAAAAACAATGATACAGATCGAGGCCTAAAGCTGAAATAGAAATTGGAACAATTTTTTTATTATAAATTTTTTCAACTTTTTCTATTTTCTTTTGAGAAAGACTTATATAACTGCAAAAATTTTCCATTAGTTGATCATCATATGGATCTGCAGATAGTTCTTTTATTTCGTTGTTCAAAGGTTTAATTATTTGGCTAATTAATCTATTGATAGGAGTGAAAATTTCTTTAATCCATGTTTCAACTTCTTTATCTTTAATTGACGAATTATATTTTTTTGAATTAAATTTCTCTTCCCAATTTTCATTAAATGAATCAAATGATGAACTGGAAGAGAAAAAATTTCTATCATATTGTTCTTTTTTGATAGGGTCATTTAGTGTTTCCCAGGCATTTTGTATTGCAAGAAATCGTTCTTTTTTTCCGCCTGCATCAGGATGATGTTGCTTCACTAAAGAGCGATATGAAGATTTAATTTCACTTTTGGTTGCATTTTTTTTGAGGCCTAATTCTTCATATAAATTTTTTTCCATTTTTATAAATCAGTGATTAAAGATAACCATCTTTTCTGGCTTGAATTGAGGTATTCGATTCAAACATTGCTGTTGATAAATATCTTTCCCCAAAACTTGGAAGAATTACTATCAATCTTTTATTCATGAGTTCTTTCCTTTCCCCGATTTTTATTGTTGCTGCTAAAGCTGCACCACTGCTTACGCCTGATAAAAGACCTTCCAATCGAGCTAATAAACGCCCATAATAAAATGCTTCATCATCATCTATTTTTATAATTTCATCAATTAATTTAGTATTAAGAACTTTTGGCACGAACCCTGCTCCTATTCCTTGAATTGAATGAGAACCAGCTTTTTCTCCAGAAATCACAGCACTTTTTTTAGGCTCTACAGCATAAATTTTGCAATTTGGATTAACTTTTTTCAAAAAACGTGCGCAACCAGTAATTGTTCCTCCTGTACCTACTCCAGTAACTAGTCCATCTAAATTATTATTGGATTGAGACCAAATTTCTTGAGCTGTTGTTCTTTCATGAATATCTGGATTAGCAAAGTTTTCAAATTGATTAAATTGGTAACTATTTACAATGGTCGAAGACAATTCATTAGCCAAATCTAAAGCGCCTTTCATTCCTTCTTCCCCTGGGGTTAGCTGTAATTCAGCTCCATATGCTCTCAACATTGACCTTCTCTCAATACTCATTGTATCTGGCATAGTTAATATCAATTTATAGCCTTTAGCAGCAGCCACCATTGCTAATGCAATGCCAGTATTTCCACTTGTTGCTTCAATTAACGTTGTTTTATCTGGTGTTATCAATCCTTCTTCTTCCGCTTTACATAACATCGAATAAGCTATACGATCCTTCACGGATGCTGATGGATTAAAACTTTCTAGTTTGGCTATGATCTCTGGATAACAATTAAAGTACTTTCTTATTCGATTTAATTTAACTAAAGGGGTATTTCCAACCAGAGAAGTTATATCATTTGCTATTTCCATGAAATGATTATTTAAATTGCAAAAATAAATCTCCTATCCATATCTTAATTGTATTTAAAGATCTTTTATATAATTTTCTCAAAAGAATTTAATTTAAATAACTTTCTGCGTAAAAATATTTATTATTATAAAAGGTAGTTTTTATACTAATTATGTATTCGCTGGAACTCAGTCTGAGATATTCACCTTTTCCACTTTCAATTCAGAAGAAAGAATTTGAAGATGTTAAACGAATTTATGATGAAATAAAAAGTTCTATGAATGAGACTTTAGAATCCTCAAACTTGATTGAATTAAGGTGTGACAAAGTCCAAGATAAAGTAATTACTGTCAGGACTCAAGAAATTATTTCTGTACAGATGTATGAAAAATCATCAGTTGCAGGAGGAGCTAAAAGGCCAGGATTTTCTCTAAATATAGATTAGAAGAATTTAATGAGAGCTTCTTTTAAAAATGAAATACCTTATATAAAATTCAAAGATGTTTCTTTTGCATATCCCGGGAAAAAAGAGAATTTAATTTTTAAATGTAGCTTCTCAATAAAAAAACCTGGATTTTGGATGGTCGTAGGTAAAAACGGGAGCGGAAAAAGTACTCTTTTAAAATTAATTAATGGAATAATCAAACCCAAAAATGGCGTCATTGATTTAAAAGCAAATATTGGCATGGTGTTTCAAAACCCTGATCATCAAATATTGATGCCAAATTGCAGTAGTGAACTTCTAATAAATATTAATCAAAATTTAAGTAAAAATGAAATTAATAAAAAAATTGAATATGTGCTTGATCTGGTAGGAATGACTGGTTTTGAAAAAAGGCCAGTTCATACTTTAAGCGGTGGTCAAAAACAACGTCTTACTATTGCATGCGCTCTTATTAGTAATAGAGATTTTATTCTATTGGATGAACCGACAGCATTATTGGATCAAACCAGCCAATTAAAAGTTTTAAAAACTATTAAAAATCTAACAAGTGATCATAAAAAACCCTTAGCCGCCTTATGGATAACTCATCGTTATGAAGAATTAATTTATGCTGATGCAGTAGCTGAGTTGGAAAATGGTTTTTTATCTAGCTGGCAAGAACCATCAAAATTTCAATATAATTAACTTTTTTACTTGTCATAAGGCACTTTAAAGAGTTAAATTCATCTTATATTCCTCGGTAGCTCAGCGGTAGAGCGATCGACTGTTAATCGATTGGTCGCAGGTTCGAATCCCGCCCGGGGAGTTTATAAATTTCAAAAAGATATCTAAAGTCACCCTAATAAAGGTGACTTTTTATTTCTTTGAGCTCTTTTTTTAGAACAGTTATTAGAACAGTTGTTAGAACATTAACTAAATTCTTATATAGGCGAAAAAAGTTCATTGATTGACTATTATGTTTTTAAAATTAAGTCATATTTTTATTTTATA contains:
- a CDS encoding SRPBCC family protein, with the translated sequence MGTWLKHDVTTVVNAPLENVWNTWSDLDSMSLWMSWIESVKTVDEETNTLPDLTEWTLAANGFRFKWKAQITERVEKSKLKWKSIGGLPTEGSVVFESKSDQITTVNLAITYELPKIIARFMEENILGKMVTNELQANIDRFKDLVEKNYTKNFPN
- the zds gene encoding 9,9'-di-cis-zeta-carotene desaturase, with the protein product MKIAIVGSGLAGLTAAVNLVDEGHDVEIYESRSFWGGKVGSWEDKDGNHIEMGLHVFFYNYANLFKLMKKVGALDNLLPKDHTHLFINNGGNLKSLDFRFPLGAPFNGLKAFFTTEQLTWVDKFRNALALGTSPIVRGLIDYEGAMKIIRDLDKISFKEWFLNHGGSEKSLERMWDPIAYALGFINCKDISARCMLTIFMMFASKTEASKLNLLKGSPHKWLTQPIVDYITKKGAIIHLNHKVEEIIYEKESSSFVVNQLKISSPEGTKTVFADKFLAACDVPGIKKIIPKEWYQFKEFEGLKKLRAVAVATIQLRYDGWVTELQKDNTGNTPTGLDNLLYSADASFSCFADLALASPADYRKKDMGSLLQCVLTPGDRWMGRSTERITKEIDKEVRRLFPSSKNLKLLWSNVVQIPQSLYRESPGMEPFRPDQKTSISNFFMAGSYTKQDYIDSMEGATMSGHLAAAAILEKKAELAKNLAVS
- a CDS encoding iron-sulfur cluster assembly accessory protein → MENVELKQEIKNSDDGKGILITNDAIEQISNLLKSQSDKKALRVGVRSGGCSGMSYTMDFIRDNEINPDDKVYDYSLKADQNFQVVCDPKSLLYIYGMQLDFSKELIGGGFNFVNPNASQTCGCGSSFAV
- a CDS encoding TIGR01777 family oxidoreductase, which translates into the protein MRLLLLGCTGFVGKELVPTLLNENHEIHIVSRKPISQLKLNLNFNKFKFFQLDLSQEKNWNNENFLNILREIEGIINLMGEPIAEKKWTSAQKQEIENSRIKTTQFMMKTLKNFKINPKVIINGSAIGYYGTSLSCEFTENSIGGKDFLANLCRKWEAVAAEKPFFSRLVIFRIGIVIEADGGALGKMLPIFKVGLGGPIGDGKQWMSWIHRSDLCALITQALVNKKYAGVFNAVAPNPVLMKDFSQTLGKCLNRPNLLPVPGAVLKILLGDGAKVVLEGQKVISSKLKNYDFKYPLLEKAIYASTKN
- a CDS encoding NAD(P)H-quinone oxidoreductase subunit O, with protein sequence MTDSIPMKPLKKGSLVFVDRENYIKSIEALASDNDLPNYVFEGPGEILSVKDEYAQVRWRRPVPDVWLKLDQLKEYI
- a CDS encoding DnaJ domain-containing protein gives rise to the protein MEKNLYEELGLKKNATKSEIKSSYRSLVKQHHPDAGGKKERFLAIQNAWETLNDPIKKEQYDRNFFSSSSSFDSFNENWEEKFNSKKYNSSIKDKEVETWIKEIFTPINRLISQIIKPLNNEIKELSADPYDDQLMENFCSYISLSQKKIEKVEKIYNKKIVPISISALGLDLYHCFSQVKEALSEFDRYTQGYVDDYLFGGKEMIKEAKRIQSKMSIEKKKKNF
- the cysK gene encoding cysteine synthase A; translation: MEIANDITSLVGNTPLVKLNRIRKYFNCYPEIIAKLESFNPSASVKDRIAYSMLCKAEEEGLITPDKTTLIEATSGNTGIALAMVAAAKGYKLILTMPDTMSIERRSMLRAYGAELQLTPGEEGMKGALDLANELSSTIVNSYQFNQFENFANPDIHERTTAQEIWSQSNNNLDGLVTGVGTGGTITGCARFLKKVNPNCKIYAVEPKKSAVISGEKAGSHSIQGIGAGFVPKVLNTKLIDEIIKIDDDEAFYYGRLLARLEGLLSGVSSGAALAATIKIGERKELMNKRLIVILPSFGERYLSTAMFESNTSIQARKDGYL
- a CDS encoding ABC transporter ATP-binding protein, whose amino-acid sequence is MRASFKNEIPYIKFKDVSFAYPGKKENLIFKCSFSIKKPGFWMVVGKNGSGKSTLLKLINGIIKPKNGVIDLKANIGMVFQNPDHQILMPNCSSELLININQNLSKNEINKKIEYVLDLVGMTGFEKRPVHTLSGGQKQRLTIACALISNRDFILLDEPTALLDQTSQLKVLKTIKNLTSDHKKPLAALWITHRYEELIYADAVAELENGFLSSWQEPSKFQYN